Proteins co-encoded in one Candidatus Nezhaarchaeota archaeon genomic window:
- the gatD gene encoding Glu-tRNA(Gln) amidotransferase subunit GatD: MEEAGYWGRALELIRSIGASVYDRVRVQKGQVSLEGLLMPPADPSDDKHLVLKLDSGYNAGVRIDRGVTVELLAKGPSYRPALPEVPMRVKEGLPRVAIVSTGGTIASRVDYVTGAVYPALSARDLYSVVPELGDVANLEAEVLISILSEDMHPSLWAEVAKSVALKIEGGVDGVVVTHGTDTMSYTAAALSFALQDLPVPIVLVGSQRSSDRPSSDAAMNLMSAVAVASRAPFAEVVVVMHGSISDTYALVHRGTRVRKCHTSRRDAFKSINSPPLAKVEEGRVELLSRPLRDRDRSRRVKLSASFEEKVALVKIHPGLDGSIIDYLVDRGFRGIVLEGTGLGHAPHAVFSSIERAVDSGLVVVMTSQCLWGRVNMNVYRTGVELLKMGVLPGGDMLPEVALVKLMWCLGQSRDVEEVKKLMLTNLAGELQDITRFSDYPGWS; this comes from the coding sequence TTGGAGGAAGCCGGCTACTGGGGCAGGGCTCTCGAATTAATTAGGAGCATAGGGGCCTCAGTCTATGATAGGGTGCGCGTGCAAAAAGGCCAAGTCTCTCTCGAAGGCCTCCTCATGCCCCCAGCCGACCCCTCTGACGATAAGCACCTAGTCTTAAAGCTAGACAGTGGCTATAACGCTGGGGTTAGGATTGATCGAGGAGTAACCGTCGAGCTCTTAGCCAAGGGCCCTAGCTATCGGCCGGCCCTCCCTGAGGTGCCGATGAGGGTTAAGGAGGGCCTTCCTAGGGTTGCTATCGTAAGCACTGGGGGCACTATAGCTTCGCGCGTCGACTACGTTACCGGGGCCGTCTACCCTGCCTTAAGCGCGAGGGACTTGTATAGCGTAGTCCCAGAGCTAGGTGATGTGGCTAACTTAGAAGCCGAGGTGCTAATTAGCATTCTTAGCGAAGATATGCACCCATCACTCTGGGCTGAGGTAGCTAAGTCTGTGGCCTTGAAAATCGAGGGCGGGGTTGATGGAGTAGTAGTTACCCACGGCACTGACACTATGAGCTATACGGCCGCGGCGCTTAGCTTTGCTCTTCAAGACCTGCCCGTGCCCATTGTGCTAGTGGGCTCTCAGAGGTCTTCTGATAGGCCTTCCTCAGACGCCGCGATGAACCTAATGTCCGCGGTCGCCGTAGCCTCAAGGGCCCCCTTCGCCGAGGTGGTCGTCGTTATGCATGGAAGCATTAGCGATACCTACGCCCTAGTTCATAGAGGCACGAGGGTTAGGAAGTGCCATACGAGTAGGCGCGACGCCTTCAAGTCGATAAACTCCCCGCCGCTAGCTAAAGTCGAGGAGGGTAGGGTGGAGCTGCTATCTAGGCCCTTGAGGGATAGGGATAGGAGCCGGAGAGTTAAGCTGAGCGCTAGCTTTGAGGAGAAGGTCGCCCTCGTTAAGATCCACCCCGGCCTAGATGGCTCGATTATAGACTACTTGGTCGATAGGGGCTTCAGAGGCATTGTGCTAGAGGGCACGGGGCTCGGCCACGCCCCCCACGCTGTATTTAGCTCCATTGAGAGGGCTGTAGACTCAGGGCTAGTGGTGGTAATGACTTCGCAGTGCCTGTGGGGCAGGGTGAACATGAACGTCTACCGAACAGGGGTAGAGCTCTTAAAAATGGGGGTGCTTCCAGGCGGCGACATGTTGCCCGAGGTCGCCTTGGTCAAGCTCATGTGGTGCCTCGGCCAGTCGAGGGACGTGGAGGAGGTCAAGAAGCTAATGCTAACTAACTTAGCAGGGGAGCTTCAGGATATAACGCGGTTTAGCGACTACCCAGGGTGGAGCTAG